The following nucleotide sequence is from Flavobacterium sp. N1736.
TTTTCCATAAAAGTGGCGCCTGTTAATCCGTTCATTCCTGAAACTGTCGCTGTTACCAAAGTTGGACTTTTAACAAAAATCGTTTTCAGGTTTGGCATTGCGCTTAAATTGATCGAAGTAACGCTTATTTCTCTAAAACCCATTTCGGTTACGTTTGTAAAACCTTCAATTCCCTGAAGGTTTGTTACCTGCGGAGCATTAAGACCTTCTATCCAAAGTTTGTCAATTAATGCCGCTTCTGAAACCTGAATCTGATTATCAAAATTGGTGTCGATTCTTGTCACTGCAACTCCGCCTGAAAAGGCCGTAAAGTTATTCGAACCGCCATTTACAAGCATGTTTTTTAGTATTGGATCTGTAAAAGTTAGTATCTGGGCGTTTACCATTCCGGTAAGCAGAAATACCATTAAGAGTAATTTTTTTCTCATAATTGATTATGGTTTGAGTTGTTCGTTAGAAATTTTTGGGGATGATTTTTTAAAGTGAGTTGATTAATTCCTGTAATTTTTCTTTTTTGCTCTGCGCAATCGGAATATTGGCATTATCCGCCATAATCACATATCCGCCATCTGTTTTTATATATGATTTCAGATACGATAAGTTGATTAAATGCGATTGATGAATGCGTTCAAAACCGTGTTCTGCAAGCAATTCTTCATATTCCTTGAGTGTTTTTGATATCAAAACAGGTTTATGGTTTTTGATGAAAAATTGGGTGTAATTTATTTTGGCTTCGCACCGAATAATATCCGAAACTTCAAATAAATGAATTCCGTCGCTCGTTGATAAAGCAATTCTCTTGAAATTGTCCACTTTTTTGCGAATGTTTTCGAGCAATAAATCGATGTTTTCAAATGAATTATTTTTCCCGACTGCTTCTTTTATTTTGGCCATTGTAAGCTGCAGTTCTTCGGGATCAACGGGTTTTAGAATAAAGTCTAAAGCACTAAATTTAAAAGCTTTCAAAGCATATTGTTCGTGCGCGGTAATAAATACAACATGCGATTTCAGTTTTCCGTTTGCTTGCGAAAGACGTTCCAGAATATCAAAACCGGTTCCGTCTGTTAAATGAATATCCAGAAAAATAACCTGCGGACGCAATTTTTCTATGGCAGCAATTCCGGTTTTTACACTTTCGGCTTCGCCAACAATAAAAATGTCATTAGTATAACGTTCTAAAAGCGCTTTCAGACCCGTTCGTAAATGTTTGTCATCGTCGATTAATAATGCTGTTATCATGGTTTTGATATTTGGTATTTAGTATTTTGGTATTGACTTTTAATATTGCTATTTGATATTGATATTGCTATTTGATATTGATATTGATATTGATTTTTGATATTGCTTTTTGCCTACGGTATATATTGAATTGGCAGGTATAAAGTAACTTTTGTTCCTGTTTTTTGTTGTGCCGAATTTAATTCGATAATCTCTATTTTTGCCGATTTTGATGTGATCGATTCCATAATCTTGAGGCGTTTTTTTGTAATATCCAATGCCATTGACTGATGTGCGGTAACGGAGTTTTCTTTTAAAAGTTTCGATTCTGATAAACCTATTCCGTCATCGATAATTGTGCAGATTAGTTGTTCCTGCTGAACATCAAAATTCACGCTTATTTTTCCTTTTCCTTCTTTGGGAACCATGCCGTGCAAAATCGCATTTTCTACAAAGGGCTGAATCAATAAAGGCGGTAATCCCATATTAAATTCTACGTTTTCTGTTGATTGAATTTCGAATTCAAATTTGTCATGAAAACGAAGCTGTTCGAGTTCGAGATAATTCTGCAAACTCTCGATTTCTTTATCAATTGGAATTAAGGAACCTTTGGAATATTCGAGCGTAAGACGCATTAATTTTGAAAATTTAGAAAGATATTTTAAGGCAGAATCTGTTCCGTTTTGTACAATAAAACTCGAAATAGAACTGAGGCAATTAAAAACAAAATGCGGATTCATTTGCAAATGCAGTGCTTTCTGTTCGTATTCTGCCACTTCTTTTTTTAGTGTAAGCTGGCGTTTTACCTGCATTCTGTTGTAAATAACCAAACCTAAAACAATCAATAATAAACCTCCTAAAATAGAAAACACAACGAACTGAATTTCTCTTTTGTGTGATTCTGAAAGTATTGCTTCTTTTTTATGGAATTCGTAGTTCATTTCGGCTTTGGCAAACTTACTTTTCGTTTCCTGATTGTTGATGCTGTCGCGGGCAATGATGTAGTTTTTGTAATGCAGTAAAGCGGCTTTCGAATCGTTTAAAGATTCATACAATTCGCTCAGTAATTTTTCTGTATGAAAGGTTTGATCCTGCACGCCAACTTCTTTCGCATACGCTAATGATTTTAAAGCAAACGGAAGTGCTTCATCGTATTTTTGCTGTTTTTGCAATAACAAACCTATATTAAATAAAGCAAGAGAACCGCCAAACTTATTTTGAATTTCGTCGTATAAATGCAATGATTTATTATAATAATCAAGAGCGAGATCTTGATTGTTTTGTTTGGCGTAATAATCTCCCAGATAATTGTTTAAAAGAGCAAAACCGCGTTTATTGCCACTTTTTTCAAAACCTTGTTCTGCTTTTTTATAATAGTCAATCGCATTTTGATATTCGCCCAATTCAAAATAAATAACGCCAATATTAGTGAGTGTTATGGGCGCATTTTCTTCGCCAAGACTCAATTGTATTTTATAAGCTTCTTTTAAATAATACAAAGCTTTCGGGTAAATTTGCTGAGATTTATATACCGTTCCTATATTGTTTAATACTTTTGAAATGCCTTGCTTTTCCTGAATTTCCTGATATAATAGTAATGCTTTTTCATCATTTTTTAAAGCCATAACATAATCGCTTTGTTCGTAATAAACCACTCCTGAACTGGCATACGAACGTGCCAAACCTTTTTTATACTGTTTTTGATCAGGATTTTGTTTCAGACTGATTTCAAATTCGGTTTGGGCATTTTTAAAATATTTTATGGCAACAGGATAATTTCCCAAAATAATAGAAGCGTTTCCTTTATTGGTAAAAGCAGTTGCCAAACCAAAATTATAGTTTGCTTTTGTACTTAAAACGGCTGCTTTTTGAGCGTAGAATAATGTCGAATCAGGATCGATTTCTTTATATAAATCAGCAATTGTATTGTAGTGATTAATCTTTGAAGTATCGATTTTAGTAACACGCAAAATTCTTTTCAAACTGTCTATCTGACTATTTTGAGCATGAACAATGCCGCCAATACATGTACATAATAAGAAAACGGTTAAGCGGAATTTGGGATTCACGTGGTTCTGTTTTTGGTTGTTGTGTGACAAATGTATAATTTGTTTTCAACTATTTTAACACCAATTATTATTTATGCCGTTTTGATTATTATTTGATTGTTTTGGCTTATTTAAGAAAAATGAAAAGTGAAAGATGGATTTTTCCAAAGGAATGCTTTGCTTATAATATGGACTTTTAAACAAAATAAACTTGAACTTTTAAACAAACCTTGACTTTCTCAATATCCTGACCTTTGTCGTATAATTTTTAATTCAGATAAAAATGTGGACAAAAGAAAATATCACGGATCAATCAGGAAAAACAGTGCTTGTTACGGGAGCCAATACAGGAATTGGTTTCGAAACTGCATTGGCTTTTTATGAAGCCGGAGCTAACGTTACGATTGCCTGCCGAAATAAAGACAAAGCCGAAGAAGCGATAAATAAAATGAAGGCAATAGGAGGAAAGGGCACTTTAGAAATTGGAGTTCTCGATCTTACGAGTTTAAATAAAATCAAAAACTTTGCCGATGATTTTAAATCAAAACATCAAAAATTAGATATTCTTGTTAATAATGCGGGCGTTATGATGCCGCCGCCAACTACTACAGATGATGGTTTTGAATTGCAGTTTGGTGTGAACTTTTTAGGACATTTTGCTTTAACGGCGCATTTGTTTCAATTATTAAAACAAGCTTCAAATGCCAGAATTATGACGCTTAGCAGCGGTGCCGCAACTTTGGTTGACGGTATTGATTTTGAAAATTTAAGATTAGAAAAAACATATGATGCACAACGCGAATATGGAGTAAGTAAACTGGCAAATGTTTTGTTTGCTTTTCAATTGAATAAAAAACTAAGCGTTTTAAACAGCACCATTATTTCTGTGGCAGCGCATCCCGGTGTTGTTTACACCAATTTACAGCGTCATATTCCAGCAGATATTTTACAAACTGCTTTTGCACAATTTAAAGAAGTTTCTCAACCCTGGCAAGGCGCTTTGCCGTCGCTTTTTGCTGCGACAGATTCGACGGTAAAAGGCGGAGAATTTTATGGTCCTGATGGCGAAAAAGAATATACCGGTTATCCGGCACTTTCTAAACACACTTCAAAAGCGATGCAGGATCAAGAACTTGCTGTAAAACTTTGGGCATTTGCAGAAGAAATTACAGGTTTACAATTTCCTTATTAATCAATTAAATAAATATAAAATGTCAAATTCAAATAAAACGGTTCTTGTAACCGGAGGTTCAGGTTATGTAGGTACACAATGTATTTTGCATTTATTGCAGGAAGGTTATACAGTAAAAACAACGGTTCGTTCGTTATCAAAAAGCGAAACTGTTCTGGAATCTTTAAAAAGCGGCGGTATTTCATCTTTTGAAAAACTAAGCTTTTTTCAAGCCGATCTTAATAGTGACGCTGGCTGGAACGATGCTGTAAAAGATTGCGATTATGTATTGCATGTTGCGTCTCCTTTTCCTGCGCAACAGCCCGAAGATGAAAACGAATTAATTATTCCGGCTCGTGATGGTGCTTTAAGAGTTTTAAAAGCTGCTCGCGATGCAGGTGTAAAACGATTGGTATTTACATCTTCGTTTGCGGCGATTGGTTATAGTATAAAAGATCAGGATCATGTTTTTACCGAAGAAGACTGGACAGATCCAAACGCGCCAATTCAGCCTTATATTAAATCTAAAACGATTGCCGAAAAAGCAGCCTGGGATTTTATCAAAAACGAAGGCGGAAATTTAGAATTTACGGTAATTAATCCCGTTGGAATATTTGGTCCGATTCTGAATAATAATGATTCAGCATCCGTGCAAGTTGTTATTACAGGAATTCTAAGCGGAATGGTGAAAGAAAGTCCTGATTTTACTTTGGGCGTTGTAGATGTTCGCGATGTGGCTGATCTTCATATTAAAGCCATGACAAATCCTAAGGCAAACGGCGAACGCTTTTTGGCAACTTCAGATGGTGTTGTGAGTTTTTACGATGTAGCGCAGCTTATTAAAAAAGAAAGACCGGAATTGTCAGGGAAAATAGCGGACATTAAACCAACAGCGGAATCGTTTTATATTACCATGTCGAATGAAAAAGCTAGAACAATTTTAGATTGGAAACCAATAACAAAAGAAGAAGCTATTTTGGCAAGCGTTGATACAATAAAGATTGATTAACTTTACACATAGTTTAAAAGTTTTTTTCTCGCAGATTTGGCAGATTGCTTCGCCTGTTCGCTATCGCTCGGGTGAGCAGATTTATTTAATCTTTTTAATCCTTTAATTGTGGCTAAATATTCTAACACATAGAAACATAGGTTTTATAGTTTGTAAAAGAATATAAAAAGAAACCAGTTTCTCACACATAGCTATGTTGTTTATGCGAATGAAATGCCTTTTTTAAGTTTACAATAACTATGTTTCTATGTGTTAGAATTAACATCAAAAGTTTAAAATATTTAACACATAGAAACATAGGTTTTATAGTTTGTAAAAGAATATAAAAAGAAACTAGTTTCTCACACATAGCTATGTTTGTTTATGCAAATGAAATGCCTTTTTTTGAGTTTACAATAACTATGTTTCTATGTGTTAGAATTAACATCAAAAGTTTATAAAAAATGAAATTTAACAACATACAATCCTGTCATCTTGGTCCCGACATTTCTCCTGAACAATTTATTCAGGAACATTTCTTTTTGTTTTTATTGAAAGGTTCCATGATTGCTTATGATGGAAAAAAGAATTATCAAATGAAAGAAGGCGATTATTGCGTTGCCCGAAAAAATCATCTTATTCGCTATACAAAACACAAAGAAGACGGCATGTTTGAAAAAGTCATTATCATTTTTGATGAACCTTTTTTGAAGAAATTTCTGGAAAGACATTCGTATTCAACGTCTGTTTTTGGCAGCGACGATGCCTTTTTGTTTGTTAAGGAAGACAAACTAATTCATAATTTTGTACAATCGTTAGAACCATATTATAATGGATCTGAGGAAATTGATGTGTCTTTTGTAGATATTAAAAGAGAAGAATTACTGATTATTCTTTTAAAGAACAATCCTGATTTAGCAAACGTGTTTTTTAATTTCGGAATTCCGGAGAAGATTGATCTGGAACAATTTATGAATAAAAACTTCAGGTTTAATATTAGTTTGGAGCGGTTCGCTTTTTTAACCGGAAGAAGTTTATCGACTTTTAAAAGAGATTTTCAAAAAACATTCAATAGCAATCCCGGAATCTGGCTAACGAAAAAACGTTTGGACGAAGCTTATTTTCTGATTAATAATAACAATCAAAAACCAAGTGAAATCTATCTGGAAGTTGGTTTTGAAGATTTCTCCCATTTCTCTTTTGCCTTTAAAAAACAATTCGGAAAATCACCAAGTTTATTATAAAAAAAGAGCTGATTTTATAATCAGCTCTTTTTTATTTACTATTGTTGTTCGATAATTTTAATAATTTGTTTCGGAATTTCTTCAAAACCTTCAATAGAATACGGTTTAATGAGGTAGGCTTTTACCCCAAGCAAATCACATTTTTCTTTATAAGCAGGATTTATACTGGTTGAATAAATAAAACAGGGAATAGTTTTGAGAACATCGGTATTTAATATTTCCTGCAACGCTTCGATACCGTCAACTATGGGCATATTAATGTCAGTAAGAATAACGTCGGGAACTTCATTTGAACTATTTTTTAAGTAATTTAAAAGTTCTTCACCATTCGAAACCAGACTAACCTTATCAAAATTTGGATTTTTTTTAAAGATTTCAGTGATTACGTCAGCATCGTCTTCATCGTCTTCGGCAATAATAATATGTAGATTATTTGATTTTATCATTTTATTGTATTGGGAAATAGAGATTAAATGTGGTACCCTCGTTCAGTTTACTTTCTACAGTAATATTTCCTGAATGGTTTTCCATGATTTTTTTGCAAATAGAAAGCCCAATACCGTTTCCGGAATATTCATTCCTGGCATGTAAACGCTGAAATATGGTAAAAATTTGATAAGATGGTTTTTTTCCATTCCAATGCCGTTGTCTTTGATCTGAATTTTCACAAATTTATCAGCCGGTTTACCATCTTCAGATTCAAAATAATCGATTTGATAAATTTCTATTGTGGGCGGAATATCCTGTTTGCTGTATTTAATGGCGTTTGAAATTAAATTAGAAAAAAGCTGCCGCATTTGTACTTTTGAAGCTTGTAATGTTGGCAATTTTCCAATTTGAATTTGGGCTTTTTTATCATTAATTATAATTTCCAGATCCTCGCTGACTTCGGCAATTATATCCACTAAATTTATTTGCGTGCGTTCTTCCTGTTTTGTATGCGACGAATAATTGACCAGATCATCTACAAGAGAGTTTAATCGTAAAGCCGATGATTTCATTACGCTCAGGAATTTAGTATCTGTTTCTGAAAGCGCATCGGTATTAATTCTTTCGTTATACATGACTATTTTCCTGAGCGGTTCTTTAAGATCGTGCGATATAACATGAATAAATTCCTCCAGATTGGTATTAATTCGGTTTAATTCGTTAATCTTTTCTTCGAGTTCTTTTTGATGCTGTATTAAGGCATTTTCGTGTTTTTTCTTTTCGGTTAAATCAGTTACTACAATACCCAATCCCTGAACGGCAGGTTCAAGATCTGTTACAGATATAGACGCCGGAAATGTCCTGGTGCTGTAATTGGTTTTAAATAAAATTTCGTGTGTCGAAATACCGTATTTGAGCGCTTCGATAAGAGAGCCAAAATGATCAGAGTTATTAAAATATTCGTGTAAATAGTTTCCAATTATTTTTTCTGAAGGCACGCCAACAAGTTCCGAAAAATAATCGTTGCAGTACAATATCAAACCATTTCGGGAAATACTTAATGCGCCTTGCCTGAATTTTTCAATAAGCAGCCTAAAGGTATAATCTGCTGTTTCAAGTGAGTAAAGCTGCGGCACTCCGTTATTGTTGACTACCAATGCATCGACATCTCCAACTTTTA
It contains:
- a CDS encoding tetratricopeptide repeat protein, yielding MNPKFRLTVFLLCTCIGGIVHAQNSQIDSLKRILRVTKIDTSKINHYNTIADLYKEIDPDSTLFYAQKAAVLSTKANYNFGLATAFTNKGNASIILGNYPVAIKYFKNAQTEFEISLKQNPDQKQYKKGLARSYASSGVVYYEQSDYVMALKNDEKALLLYQEIQEKQGISKVLNNIGTVYKSQQIYPKALYYLKEAYKIQLSLGEENAPITLTNIGVIYFELGEYQNAIDYYKKAEQGFEKSGNKRGFALLNNYLGDYYAKQNNQDLALDYYNKSLHLYDEIQNKFGGSLALFNIGLLLQKQQKYDEALPFALKSLAYAKEVGVQDQTFHTEKLLSELYESLNDSKAALLHYKNYIIARDSINNQETKSKFAKAEMNYEFHKKEAILSESHKREIQFVVFSILGGLLLIVLGLVIYNRMQVKRQLTLKKEVAEYEQKALHLQMNPHFVFNCLSSISSFIVQNGTDSALKYLSKFSKLMRLTLEYSKGSLIPIDKEIESLQNYLELEQLRFHDKFEFEIQSTENVEFNMGLPPLLIQPFVENAILHGMVPKEGKGKISVNFDVQQEQLICTIIDDGIGLSESKLLKENSVTAHQSMALDITKKRLKIMESITSKSAKIEIIELNSAQQKTGTKVTLYLPIQYIP
- a CDS encoding response regulator, which encodes MIKSNNLHIIIAEDDEDDADVITEIFKKNPNFDKVSLVSNGEELLNYLKNSSNEVPDVILTDINMPIVDGIEALQEILNTDVLKTIPCFIYSTSINPAYKEKCDLLGVKAYLIKPYSIEGFEEIPKQIIKIIEQQ
- a CDS encoding LytR/AlgR family response regulator transcription factor, whose protein sequence is MITALLIDDDKHLRTGLKALLERYTNDIFIVGEAESVKTGIAAIEKLRPQVIFLDIHLTDGTGFDILERLSQANGKLKSHVVFITAHEQYALKAFKFSALDFILKPVDPEELQLTMAKIKEAVGKNNSFENIDLLLENIRKKVDNFKRIALSTSDGIHLFEVSDIIRCEAKINYTQFFIKNHKPVLISKTLKEYEELLAEHGFERIHQSHLINLSYLKSYIKTDGGYVIMADNANIPIAQSKKEKLQELINSL
- a CDS encoding oxidoreductase; translation: MWTKENITDQSGKTVLVTGANTGIGFETALAFYEAGANVTIACRNKDKAEEAINKMKAIGGKGTLEIGVLDLTSLNKIKNFADDFKSKHQKLDILVNNAGVMMPPPTTTDDGFELQFGVNFLGHFALTAHLFQLLKQASNARIMTLSSGAATLVDGIDFENLRLEKTYDAQREYGVSKLANVLFAFQLNKKLSVLNSTIISVAAHPGVVYTNLQRHIPADILQTAFAQFKEVSQPWQGALPSLFAATDSTVKGGEFYGPDGEKEYTGYPALSKHTSKAMQDQELAVKLWAFAEEITGLQFPY
- a CDS encoding sensor histidine kinase, with amino-acid sequence MLKEELFESNSIVEAIKVGDVDALVVNNNGVPQLYSLETADYTFRLLIEKFRQGALSISRNGLILYCNDYFSELVGVPSEKIIGNYLHEYFNNSDHFGSLIEALKYGISTHEILFKTNYSTRTFPASISVTDLEPAVQGLGIVVTDLTEKKKHENALIQHQKELEEKINELNRINTNLEEFIHVISHDLKEPLRKIVMYNERINTDALSETDTKFLSVMKSSALRLNSLVDDLVNYSSHTKQEERTQINLVDIIAEVSEDLEIIINDKKAQIQIGKLPTLQASKVQMRQLFSNLISNAIKYSKQDIPPTIEIYQIDYFESEDGKPADKFVKIQIKDNGIGMEKNHLIKFLPYFSVYMPGMNIPETVLGFLFAKKSWKTIQEILL
- a CDS encoding helix-turn-helix domain-containing protein, coding for MKFNNIQSCHLGPDISPEQFIQEHFFLFLLKGSMIAYDGKKNYQMKEGDYCVARKNHLIRYTKHKEDGMFEKVIIIFDEPFLKKFLERHSYSTSVFGSDDAFLFVKEDKLIHNFVQSLEPYYNGSEEIDVSFVDIKREELLIILLKNNPDLANVFFNFGIPEKIDLEQFMNKNFRFNISLERFAFLTGRSLSTFKRDFQKTFNSNPGIWLTKKRLDEAYFLINNNNQKPSEIYLEVGFEDFSHFSFAFKKQFGKSPSLL
- a CDS encoding SDR family oxidoreductase — protein: MSNSNKTVLVTGGSGYVGTQCILHLLQEGYTVKTTVRSLSKSETVLESLKSGGISSFEKLSFFQADLNSDAGWNDAVKDCDYVLHVASPFPAQQPEDENELIIPARDGALRVLKAARDAGVKRLVFTSSFAAIGYSIKDQDHVFTEEDWTDPNAPIQPYIKSKTIAEKAAWDFIKNEGGNLEFTVINPVGIFGPILNNNDSASVQVVITGILSGMVKESPDFTLGVVDVRDVADLHIKAMTNPKANGERFLATSDGVVSFYDVAQLIKKERPELSGKIADIKPTAESFYITMSNEKARTILDWKPITKEEAILASVDTIKID